A genome region from Gambusia affinis linkage group LG24, SWU_Gaff_1.0, whole genome shotgun sequence includes the following:
- the LOC122827107 gene encoding NACHT, LRR and PYD domains-containing protein 3-like gives MAEKQEVQQEVDFEKELFKVRSEFVKRVSEEILIQLLDNLETDGVFNLSEKRAILEGNQITANKARETIDAVRMKGQGASEMMIQRLHNIDPTLSKQLRFSPTKDYYFRCQQQLKVNVKMKFQSLCEGVSEHGNQTLLNQIYTELYITEGLTTGVNDEHEVRQIETASRKQETIRREDIFKTPPGRDQPIRTVMTMGVAGIGKTLLTQKFTLDWAEGKTNQNIDFIFPFTFRELNMLKEEKFSLVELIHKFFI, from the exons ATGGcggagaaacaggaagttcagcaggaagtggatttcG AGAAAGAACTTTTCAAAGTTCGCAGTGAGTTTGTGAAGAGAGTTTCTGAGGAAATCCTGATTCAGCTCCTCGATAACCTGGAAACAGATGGTGTCTTTAATCTTTCGGAGAAACGGGCAATACTTGAAGGGAACCAAATAACAGCAAACAAGGCCCGGGAGACCATAGATGCTGTTAGGATGAAAggacagggagccagtgaaaTGATGATCCAACGTCTTCACAACATAGATCCTACCCTGTCCAAGCAGCTGAGATTTTCCCCAACTAAAG attattattttcgGTGTCAACAGCAACTTAAAGTGAATGTGAAGATGAAGTTCCAGAGTCTTTGTGAAGGCGTCTCTGAACATGGAAATCAAACTCTACTGAACcagatctacacagagctcTACATCACAGAGGGGTTAACGACAGGGGTCAATGATgaacatgaggtcagacagattgaaacagcatccaggaaacaagaaacaatcagaagagaagacatctttaaaacCCCACCTGGAagagatcaaccaatcagaacagtgatgaccatgggagtggctggcattgggaaaacactgttaacacagaagttcactctggactgggctgaaggcaaaaccaaccagaacattgatttcatatttccattcactttcagagagctgaatatgttgaaagaagaaaagttcagtttggtgGAACTGATTCATAAATTCTTCATATAA